A DNA window from Brassica napus cultivar Da-Ae chromosome C1, Da-Ae, whole genome shotgun sequence contains the following coding sequences:
- the LOC106444209 gene encoding uncharacterized protein LOC106444209: MVEIETNLKLKCLRSDNGGEYISGEFTRYCADNGIKMEKIIPGTPQQNGIAERMNRTLNERARSMRLHCGLPKTFWADAISTAAFLINRGPSVPLGFKIPEEVWSGKKVNLSYLKVFGCLAYVHIDDAARNHPQQNVVFNEEALYKDKLREGSERKEPGAVDLEDILTPELPQDTATAEGEISQDESGEAEESDDSEVVPYTPVTELRRSSRIIRKPVRFSPSLNYILLTDRGEPECYEEAMQVDESTKWELAMNDEMDSLLSNHTWELADLPKEKEALHNKWVYRIKEEPDGSKRYKARLVVKGFQQKEGVDYTEIFSPVVKMVIIRTVLGLVAQEGLHLQQMDVKTAFLHGDLDEEIYMKQPEGFEIKGKESLVCKLKRSLYGLKQAPRQWYKRFDSFIKGVGFLRCEADHCCYFKTLEESYLILLLYVDDMLIVGADLHEINSLKTKLSEEFAMKDLGEARQILGMRISRSKEGLKLSQEEYVKKVLKRFNMDDAKPVSTPLASHFRLSREQSPKTEDEMACMDKVPYASAIGSLMYAMICTRPDIAHAVGVVSRFMSNPGKEHWEAVKWIFRYLKGNPSLSLCFTKSKTGLQGYVDADNGGDIDSTKSTTGYVYTFGGTAICWVSKLQKIVSLSSCEAEYVAVTEATKEMIWLQSFLEELGHDQGKVCCTVTVKVPSIWQRIRFTMLGRSTYIVGIISSDQRWKMKCWCLRRSQEARIRQTC; encoded by the exons ATGGTTGAGATTGAGACGAATCTCAAGTTGAAGTGTctaaggtctgataatggtggtgagtataTCAGCGGCGAGTTCACGAGATACTGCGCTGATAACGggatcaagatggagaagattattcctggaacgcctcaacagaatggaataGCGGAAAGGATGAACCGAACCTTGAACGAGCGTGCAAGGAGCATGAGATTGCACTGTGGATTACCAAAGACGTTTTGGGCAGATGCAATCAGTACCGCAGCCTTCTTAATAAACAGAGGACCGTCTGTACCATTGGGATTTAAGATCCCTGAAGAAGTTTGGAGCGGAAAGAAAGTAAACCTTTCTTATCTAAAGGTGTTTGGTTGCTTAGCTTATGTTCACATTGACGATGCTGCAAGAA ATCATCCGCAGCAAAATGTTGTGTTCAACGAAGAAGCGTTGTACAAGGATAAGCTAAGAGAAGGCTCAGAGAGGAAAGAGCCTGGAGCTGTTGACTTAGAAGATATCCTGACACCGGAGTTGCCACAGGATACCGCAACAGCAGAAGGAGAAATCTCTCAAGACGAGAGTGGTGAggctgaagaaagtgatgattctgaAGTGGTCCCATATACACCAGTCACGGAGTTACGACGGTCAAGCAGAATCATCAGAAAGCCAGTAAGATTCTCTCCATCGCTCAACTACATTCTGCTCACAGACAGAGGCGAGCCTGaatgttatgaggaagctatgcaagttgatgagtcGACCAAGTGGGAGCTTGCAATGAACGACGAGATGGACTCGTTGTTATCCAATCACACGTGGGAGTTAGCAGATTTGCCTAAGGAGAAAGAGGCATTGCATAATAAGTGGGTCTACCGAATAAAAGAAGAACCTGATGGAAGTAAGCGCTATAAAGCAAGGCTTGTTGTGaagggattccaacaaaaagaaggcGTTGACTACACTGAAATCTTCTCTCCTGTAGTCAAGATGGTGATCATCAGAACGGTTCTTGGGCTGGTAGCACAAGAAGgtctgcatcttcaacaaatggatgtgaagacggCATTTCTTCACGGTGATTTGGATGAGGAAATTTATATGAAGCAACCCGAAGGCTTTGAGATCAAAGGGAAGGAAAGCCTTGTTTGCAAGCTAAAAAGGAGTTTGTAcggcttaaaacaagctccaagaCAGTGGTACAAACGGTTCGATAGCTTTATTAAAGGCGTTGGTTTCTTGAGGTGTGAAGCTGACCACTGTTGTTACTTCAAGACGcttgaagagtcctacttgatattgctcctatatgtcgatgacatgcTGATAGTAGGAGCAGACTTGCACGAGATCAATAGCTTGAAGACAAAACTCTCAGAAGAGTTTGCGATGAAAGACCTTGGAGAAGCAAGACAGATTCTAGGGATGAGAATCAGTAGGAGCAAGGAAGGTCTTAAGCTATCACAAGAGGAGTATGTGAAGAAAGTCCTCAAGAGGTTTAACATGGATGACGCGAAGCCAGTTAGTACTCCCCTGGCAAGTCACTTTCGGTTATCCAGAGAACAGTCTCCAAAGACGGAAGACGAGATGGCATGTATGGATAAagttccatatgcttctgctatTGGCAGCCTGATGTACGCGATGATATGTACAAGGCCAGACATTGCACATGCAGTGGGAGTCGTCAGCAGATTTATGAGCAATCCAGGGAAGGAACATTGGGAAGCCGTTAAGTGGATTTtcagatatctaaaaggaaatCCAAGTTTATCGCTATGTTTCACGAAGTCTAAGACGGGATTGCAGGGATATGTTGATGCTGACAATGGAGGTGACATTGACAGCACGAAGAGCACAACCGGGTATGTCTACACCTTTGGCGGTACTGCAATTTGTTGGGTTTCAAAGTTGCAGAAAATTGTATCTCTATCAAGCTGTGAAGCTGAGTATGTTGCGGTAACGGAGGCAACAAAAGAGATGATATGGCTACAGTCTTTTCTAGAAGAGCTAGGCCATGACCAAGGGAAGGTGTGTTGTACTGTGACAGTAAAAGTGCCATCGATTTGGCAAAGAATCCGGTTTACCATGCTCGGACGAAGCACATACATCGTCGGTATCATTTCATCAGATCAGCGTTGGAAGATGAAATGTTGGTGCTTGAGAAGATCCCAGGAAGCAAGAATCCGGCAGACATGTTGA